A portion of the Canis aureus isolate CA01 chromosome 32, VMU_Caureus_v.1.0, whole genome shotgun sequence genome contains these proteins:
- the BNIP2 gene encoding BCL2/adenovirus E1B 19 kDa protein-interacting protein 2 isoform X3 translates to MEGVELKEEWQDEDFPIPLPEDDGMEADILAVTGPESQPEVNGNKVRKKLMAPDISLTLDPSDGSVLSDDLDESGEIDLDGLDTPSENSNEFEWEDDLPKPKTTEIIRKGSITEYTAAEEKEDGRRWRMFRIGEQDHRVDMKAIEPYKKVISHGGYYGDGLNAIVVFAVCFMPESGQPNYRYLMDNLFKYVIGTLELLVAENYMIVYLNGATTRRKMPSLGWLRKCYQQIDRRLRKNLKSLIIVHPSWFIRTLLAVTRPFISSKFSQKIRYVFNLAELAELVPMEYVGIPECIKQYEEEKLKKKQKRVDQELNGKQDEPKSEQTSMQA, encoded by the exons ATGGAAGGTGTGGAACTTAAAGAAGAATGGCAAGATGAAGATTTTCCAAT ACCTTTACCAGAGGATGATGGTATGGAAGCAGATATTTTAGCTGTAACTGGACCAGAGAGCCAGCCTG AAGTTAATGGAAATAAAGTCAGAAAGAAACTCATGGCTCCAGACATTAGCCTGACCCTGGATCCTAGCGATGGCTCTGTGCTGTCAGATGATTTGGATGAAAGTGGGGAGATTGACTTAGATGGCTTAGACACACCATCGGAGAACAGTAATGAATTTGAGTGGGAAG aTGATCTTCCAAAACCCAAAACTACTGAAATTATTAGGAAAGGCTCAATTACTGAATACACAGcagcagaggaaaaagaagatggaCGACGCTGGCGTATGTTCAGAATTGGAGAACAGGACCACAGGGTTGATATGAAGGCAATTGAACCCTATAAAAAAGTTATCAGCCATGGAG gataTTATGGGGATGGATTAAATGCCATTGTTGTGTTTGCTGTCTGTTTTATGCCTGAAAGTGGTCAACCTAACTATAGATACCTGATGGACAATCTCTTTAA GTATGTTATTGGCACTTTGGAGCTTTTAGTAGCAGAAAACTACATGATAGTTTATTTAAATGGTGCTACAACTCGAAGAAAAATGCCCAGCCTGGGATGGCTGAGGAAATGCTATCAGCAAATTGATAGAAG gtTACGGAAAAACCTAAAATCACTAATCATTGTACATCCCTCATGGTTTATCAGAACACTTCTAGCTGTTACAAGACCCTTTATTAG cTCAAAATTCAGCCAAAAAATTAGATACGTCTTTAATTTGGCAGAACTAGCGGAACTTGTCCCCATGGAATATGTTGGCATACCAGAATGCATAAAAca GTATgaagaagaaaagttaaaaaagaaacaaaaaag AGTTGATCAAGAGCTTAATGGAAAACAAGATGAACCGAAAAGTGAACA